CAGAATTCCGGTGTGTAAGAGGAAGCAGGATCTTGCGAATTTTAATGACCAATTTCAAGTGTACCATGGCGTGTTTGGTGTGCAACTCGACTTCCTTAGTGAACAAGTAGAAAGGTATGACGGCACACTTTTTAGACTTCCCCTCCGTAACGCATCTCAAGCACGTGAAAGTAAAATCAATCATTTGGAGTACAATgaatgggaaatgagtttgttATTGAAAAAGCTTGAAGGAGCGTTGGAGTCGTTACTTCTTTTTACGCAAAACGTGGTGTCGATAAAAGTTTTTGAATtgcataaaaatgcagtttctcCAGATGAAAAAgaacttcttttttcagttgataagtcGAGAGAGTCAGCACAACACGTTGACAATGGTATAATGAAGTTGGCTGCAAATGTTTTAAACACAAGCTCGCACATTAACGTAAAAAGATTGAATGTATCTGACAACATAAACATTGCACAAACTGTCAAAGGAGAAACATATCAAAGCAAATGGCTGGTTAGTTCGTCAACCGGTGGAAACAAAACAATGGAATTTGCAAGGAATCATAAAGGTTTTAGTCCATGTAGCGGAGTGGCATTGCAgtatcaaaaaaaagaaaattccatCGTCCCAATCACAGACAACAAAATtcgatatatattttgttttctacCGTTACCAGAAAAAAGTCACATGCCTGTTCATTTAAACGCAGCATTCGATATTACAAAGGATAGAAAGGGACTATCAAAATCCACTGAAGATGAAAAAAGACATGAAGGAATGACTTGGAATGATATGCTGTGTGAGGATGCCGGTCTTCCTTACTTTAACCTACTCACACAATTAAAGAAGTTCTGTCCAGATATGCAGTTCAATAAATACTTGGAAATACTTCCTGTGTTACCACTATCCGAAGCTAATCCCTGCCTTGTAAAACTGGTTAGATGTTTGATGGATAAATTGTTGCACAGCTTGGAAGAACCCTTTCCTATTTACGACGGGGAACAGTCGGTTTGGAAGAATTGGAGGGATATCACTTTTTTTTCTGAGGATTTTCCATGTGATTTAAAAGATACAGCTGTTAGTTTTATGAACAGATATTACAGACATTTAAAAAATGGCAAGGTTTGTGTGAATCTTCCCTACACATTCATGAACACTTTAAAAGAAGTTGGACTGGACGAAAATATTAAAGCAAACGTTATACCTAAGCAAGagttttacaaattattttttcaacatattAAACATTCCATACTATCAGATGAATTGAGAAATGAGATAATGCATTGCATTTTGAATAGAAAACCAGAAGAATTAAGCTTACGGAGCATGATTGAGACTATTCCGTGCATCCCTTCGAAACCTAGCGGTTTTCTTCAGTTGCCTTCATATTTAGTAGAAACAAACAGCAAAGCTGCCGAACTTTTTGGACAAGACGAGGTAAATATTTTTCCATCAACCGAATATGATCAACATTCATCCTATCTTAAGGATTTGGGTATGAATAGCCGTTTTCTTTCatgggaaatgattttaaacAGAGCAGAATCTATTCAAAATTCCCTAGCTGCTTCGAAGTTAACGTATAGCAGAAGTAGAGGAttactttcttttataaaacaaaatgacaCGCCCTGTCCCGATGTAATCAAGCATCAACTTCTGCAAACCTCCTTCTTGAttgtcaaacaaaaacccgacAAATCTATTTTTACAACCTGGCACGGGGATTCCTGTTTCTTTGGAGCGCCGAATAAAATGTTTCTTCAAAAATACTTAAATATCGTTTCCTGCTCAGCTCTGGTATGCGAAGATACTTTGGATGaaacaatttcaaatttttttaatttaaatcgcATTCCGGAATGGAAACATCTAGAGAAGCAAGTTTTAGAACTGATTCAGACTTATCGAATGTTAGGTAAGGTTGATACGAGGTTTGTAACTGCTTTGGAAAGTATTTATACTTTCCTAACGCAAAATGGCTATCCAGAAGAAATAATAAATGAGCTATCAAAACTGCCAATCGTTTTCACGCAAAGCGATGATTTAGTGATACCAGTAAGAGTTTATGTGAATCTGACTCGTGAAGTGCCAGGTTATAGGTTTAAACTTCCTTCGACATTGCGTCTCCGCTACCTACCACTTATGAAACAGTTTGGAGTAAAGGAAGATTGTAATATGAATGACCATGTTGATATACTAAAAAGTATAAAGGACGATTATAAAATGTCAAAGTTGCCGCAGGAGCTACTAGATGTTGTACTACATGAAATTACGCCATATCTTGATAAAAACAAAGATCATGTGACTGAAATTGTAAAGAATGAGCTTTTCTTGCCTGATCGTAATGGCGTAATGCAGAAAGTTACTAAAATGTGCTTCAATGATCTCCTATGGATGAAAGATGAAACGGGGACACTATACTGTCACAAAGATATCCCAGCAAGTTATTGTCTCAACCTTGGCATAAAAACATTACGAAGTGATGTCCTCCAAAGAGACAGAATTGGTCTTCCGTTTGGACAACACGAAGAGCTTACGACCCgtataaaaaatctattaaGAGGATACACAGACACTGAAGATATACTGAACGAAATCTTACAAAACGCAGACGATGCTGGAGCAACTGAAGTGGATTTCATCCTCGACCTACGAAATCATGGAACGGAAAAGGTATTTTCTGATGAATGGAAACAATTGCAAGGTCCTGCACTACTTGTGAGCAATGACGGAGAATTTACGGAGGATAATCTACGTGCTATACAAGCTTTAGGAGAGGGAAATAAAAGTGACAACCCTTTGAAAACAGGGAAATTTGGGGTAGGATTTAACGCAGTATATCACATTACGGAATGTCCTTCCTTCCTTACAAGTATTGAAGGTCGTGGCGATGTTTTATGTGTATTTGACCCCAATCTTCATTATGCTGATGGCGCAACAAAGGAACACCCAGGTTTTATGATCCAGAATATTCGCAAAAAGTTTGATGAACATTTTACGGATGTTAAGTCGGCATATCTAATACCGGAATTTAACTCTAAAGCCAAAACCCTGTTTCGTTTTCCGCTGAGAAATGCAGATATGGCCAAGAAGTCATCATTGTCACAAAAAGAGATGTCCATCAGTCAAATGgagaaaatcataaaaaatttaaaaacggcTTCATTAAAAGTCTTGCTGTTTCTACATAATGTCAAGTCTCTGTCTTTTTCCGTTATACCAGAGGGTGGACGCTTAGATGAAATAAGTAAAGATATCATTCTCGCAAAACCTTACAATGTAGATCAAGGTAAAATGAATGagtttaaaacattttcacGAAACTTGACCTTAATGCTTAAACAGAAAAGCCAACTATCTTACAATATATGTATCACGCATCAACAGTCaaacaaaattatcaaaatgTATCATTGGAACGTTGTTGAGCAATATGGCTTCTCAGAAATAGAACAGTTACCTCCTTCGATCACTGATATGTTGCATACAAAGAAACTTCTACTGGCACCGAGAGGCGGCATCGCttcattaataaaaaaaaaatgcaaacagtGCATAAAGAAAATGCACGAAATAAGACGCAATTGCACGTCTTGCAACACTAAAGATGACATGTGCTATTGGTGCAAATCAATAACCGACCTTAGCTTCATTTGCGATAAAAATGGCCTCTTTTGTACACTACCCCTTCCAGAGAAGACAGATATGCCTGTCTTGATCAATGGAAATTTCGTATTAAACTACGAAACAAGAAGAAACCTTTGGAGTAGTCGTGATGAAGGACTTGAAAGGCAGTGGAACAGCGTTGTTCTTACTAACTGTGTTCTGCCTTGTTATGTGAGTTTTGTCGAAGCTCTtgcggaaaaaatcactaataaTACAAGACCCTTTCAAGGGTATTACGTATTCTTTCCAAAAATTGATGTTAATTATAGAGTGCGTGACAAAGATCCACACTTATATTACTGGGATTTATTAAAAAGGGGTTTTTATCAATGGATCTATGAAAAGAATCTGTCTGTGTTACCAGTCAAGATATCAAGTGAAGATACTGATACAATGGTAGAATTTTGCAAACCACAAGATGAATTTTTGCTGTACCCTGAATATGATCATTCTCTTGAAGACAAACTAAAACTTCTTCAAACTTTGCAGTGGGCATTTTTGAAAGTAGATACTGTACCAAATAATGTTGTACAAAGTTTTAAAGCTTGTAAATTCCCGCTTACTGTGCTGTCTCCTCAGATTGTTCGAGATCAACTAAGGAAAAATGCTTGTAGGCTGTTAGACAAGCCAGATATTCCAGTGGATAGAACTGTATTTAAAACAGTCAGTAATGTGGTCACGGTTCTTAAGTATTGCTTAAAAAGCGAGATAGAAGGTCCAGTGACAACAAATGAAAAGAACGAAAAAGTCTTGATTGATTTGGAAGGTATTCCGTTGTGTGTTCTTGCTAATGACACAATGACCTTGTTCTCAAAGAGCAATCAAAAATTTGGCACAAGATTTGGTAACCTTattcaaaataatgaaaatttgttCGTTCACAGTGACATTTGGAAAGTCGttttaaacaaagaaacaatagaTGTAGCTTGTTTCAAAGCATTTACTCTTGATGAGTTTTCATCATTGTTAGATCAAGTTCCAGATCTGTCTTCATACAAAAATTCAACAGTTCCGATCCCCTTTTCTAGGGACGATAATTTTATGGATTGGCTTATTGATGTCTGGAAATACATTACATCGAACAAAGATATTTCAAAGCACCAGGAACAGCAACCAGGAAATAAAGAAAAGAAGGTTGACGAGCTTGATCTTTCCGCTATTGAGAACTGGTCGCTTTTAGTTTGTCAGCGAGGAAATGAACATTACTTACTACAAGTTGGCAAGCGTAGAAGTGTGTTGTATCTTCATCTTATCCAGCGATCTAACGcttccacattaaaaaaaatcctgagAAAAAAAATCCATGTTTTCGAGCCTGTCTTGCGCAAAGAAATTAGAAAAGGTATTGGTAAGGAATTTACATCACAGCCcaaattagaaaatatttaCAGTAAAGGAGATCCGGGTAGAATATTTGGATCATTAGATGACGGTAATAACCTAATTGATGCCATGTTTTTATGTTATGAAATTGGGAGTTTTAAAGAAAAGGTTACCGTAGATGATGCATTAGTAATTCTCGAACACTTGAATGGATTTGTTGAGGAAATAGATGACACAAGAAAGGAAAAATTGAAGGAATTGCCTTTGTTTGAGACGTTTGACGGAAAGCTCACAAAAGGGGAGGGGACTGTCGTTGTACTGCCTGATGAAAATCTCATTCCAAGAGAAGGACTAGCTGATGTGGAAAGACACCACAATTGCAGATTTGTAAGAGCTAAAATGGGTAAACTATTAAATTGGTTGCAATTTgtgaaaagtgaaaacatttgcGATTTTTACTTGACGTACATTTGTTCGTCTATGGCAATATTGAATGACGAAGCTTTATTTCGTCATTTTGATTACATTAAAGATAACCTAATGCATGGGTCTGTTACGCGTTTGAGTGGTTACAAACGTTTTTTCGATGTAATCAAGACGATTCCGTTTATTCCGCAGGAGAAAAATTGCAGAAAAAGAGCTTGTGAGTTATACGACCCTAGAAAAGAACTTTACCAAGTCATGGTCGATAAAGACAAACTTCCACCTGAGAGGTACCATTCTGACGATTGGAGAGAATTTCTTATAAAAGTGGGCATGCAAGAGGATGTAACAAAAGCTCAGTTTGTGGAATTTGCCAAATGCCTAGAATCGGATTTGAGAatcaaatcaaaaagaaaagcATCATCGCTGCTATGCGTGGAATTAATTTCCCTACTGTCAAAGAAAGAAGACCATACCCGTTTTGTGCAGACAATTAGATCAATTTCGTTTATTGTCCCGCAACGGTTAAACCGGTCGCTTGAATCGTTACACCCGAGCAAAAATGCAGAAATGATTGAAGCAGAGAAGTTAATGTGTTTTTTAGCGTCAGGTACCGAAGAAACTTCGCGTCTGTTGTGGACTACAAATCCGGTACTTCCCGACTATGCTGTTCAGAGTTTCAATAACTTAATCCATTCTGGTCCAGAGTATTTAACAAAGTTAGGTGTGCAAAGCAGTATTAACCCCCGTAAAAAACCCCTCGGATGCGATGTCAACCATTCTGATGTCATACGGCACATTAAGAACATTACTAACTGTGAGATGATTCGAGAATCTTCAACATGCAAGCAAATACCTCGTAAAGCGCAATATACTCTATTGGCGATAATGGATTTACTCTTTCGATATTTTTCAGCCATATCATCTGAAGCTCTCAAAGAGTATAGTAAACAGCTGAAAAACACAAGTTATATTTTGGTTGGAGACAGCACAAAGTTGGAGATTCCAAGAAAATCAGTTCTGGAGAGTTTATATGCAATTCCTCCTTATCTTAATGCCGTGCCAGTCAACCTTGGTAGGCACTTCGAAATCTTGGAAAAACTTGGTTGCCTAAAGAAACCATCTCCTGCGCATTACGTTTCTGTTCTTGACGAAATAAAAGAGTTATCAGGAGATAATTGTTTAGATCCAAATATGCTAAAAGCAGCAAAGAAAGCAACCGTTCTTATCGCAGAGACTTTAAGGACATCAAATGAAATCACAGGTATCGCGAATTGTGTTCTCTACCTACCAACAGTTACATTTGCAACATGTCGTCAAAACAAAGTGCATTTGAAAGAATCAAGCAAGGTTATTTACGTGGATGATTACCACTTGGAGGGAAGATTGAAATCTTTTTCAGAGCCACTACTTCTAATGAAACACAATGAAGAATTAAATATGGTATGTAACACCAATGCCGACTTGATGACATACCTGCCGGAATCACGGCGACCTAAAGTGTTAAGTGACGTCATAGAAGAGCAGTTGATATCAGATATGGAGTATCAAACGGTGGCGCCTGATCATGTAAGCCAAGGAATAAAAGCCCAACTGGCATCGCCAGTGTTTTTAGCATCAATGGAACGCCTCTTAAAGCACGAAAAATCACAGAGTGCAGAGTCAAGCATTGACGCAAAGATTGCGTACATCACAAAGGCTATACGAAATGTCGAAGTGTATGTGTTACCTGATATTAAAACTCAATTTTTCTTTGAAGATTCACCAATCGAAGACAGCgatgtttcaaaaaaattatttttgaaaatttctgaCAACAATCTACAGATATATTTCCGGACATTTTTGGAAAAAGAGATGGCAGTTTATTCAGATGTGGCAGACGGGCTattaaaactatttaaaaatccTTTGAAGGATTCCACCACAGTGCTGATGTTGCCTCAACTGCTGGCAGCAAGATTAGAAAATGTAATGGAGCTGTTAGATCATAAGGGAATTAAAAGAGGAGAGTCAGACCTAACATTTTCACAGTTGGACATGAAACCCAATGCTGGTGATTTAGTGCCGATAGAGCTGTACGGTTCACTACAAGATGATTTTGTAGAGTTTGAAGTGGGTGAGTATGTGGCGCTAGAAAGAAGTGATGGTGAAGACAATTTCTATGTGTATGCTATTGTAGTTCGCCACACCACCGCTGAAGATGATAGCGATCCACTGCAATTTGAATACATAGTAGAAACGGAGAATGGAGAAGTAAAAGTGAAAGCAATTGAGCTGTATAGattcaaaaaatttgaatttactGAATGTCGTGGCGAAATAAGTCTAATCCCGTCTAACGAGGAATTGTATAAATCGTATGAtgatattattaaagagattcgtGAACAAATAGCAAACGCTAGCCAAGAAGACGTGAAAGCCGTTGTTCGCAGACTTTATCGAAAATGGCATCCCGACAAAAACACAGCTAAACACAAAGAATTAGCAACAAGGGTGTTTCAGTTCTTGCAAGAACTGTTAACAAAGATAAACTACAACTGTTTCTTTGACGACTGGAATGTTTTTGTTCAGCGAGATGCTGATTTACATAGAAGATACTATGATTCCTACCGAAGCAGTCCTTCTGCATCTTCGAACAGCTGGCCACCGACCTTTGAAACAAGTAATCCGCAACCTGCTGAAGCAAGAAGATGGTTTAGACAAGCGAAACATGACTTAGAAGCAGTTCAAACATTGACTTCAAGCGAATGGAagtgcttcttagctcatcaaGTAAGTACGATTTAAAATTGTGTGGATCGTTTGGTACTCAAAGTTGAGATGAATATGCAATTGCTTTTTTTGCTGAAATGAATTAGATTTTACTTCGGGCAACTATTAAAATAATTTGTAGCTACACATTTAAAGCTACTTCAAATGTAAAAACACAAAGTGTTTTTTGACACTCAAAAATGTCCCGTtgtgaataaaatatatttctaacaaTTTCCACAAACGCCTATAATATGGTACCTTTAAAAGATTTTCCAAACTCTCTACACGCCTTTttataaattctttaaaaagaaaacggcAATACGCCTTTTCTAAATTTATTCACCCGTTTATGTAACCCTATTGTACCTGGGGGGAAGGGGGGGGAGGGTGGAGCACTAAGTTACCGAGGCAATTTCAATTGGGCATATCTTTTTTTGTGCATGACATTGAATGTTGAAATTTGTTgacttttattaaattttattatagatTCCggccaaaaaacttttttgtgaaaaaatttcaatttcctGGAATTTCCCGCCATTTCTACAACTGTGCCAGGTTTCATCACTTAGGCATAAGTAGTTCACGATTTATGACCCGCGGGCACTTTGTGCTCCCCCCCCCAGGCTTACGAGGGCCAAGAAAGCTCAGGTATAATAGGGGTAAAGCAACACTCAGCgtggtaaataataaaaaaaaatggaaattgaCATAAGCATTCTAAATTTGCGTATTATTGTCCCAGGCTGCAGAGAAAGCGTTAAAAGCAGCCCAGTATTTGAAGAACTCCTCAAGAAGCGATCATCATAGTTTGGTGGTAGCATCAAATGGCTTAAATGCAAATCTCGAAAGCTTAGGATCCGAACTGGAGAGGATGATTACGTCTTCAGCTCATATTCGATACCCCAATTGCTGGAATATGCCGAGAATACCACATGATGTTTACACAGACACCATGGCCGACCATGCTGTGCGTCTGGCGAAAAGAATTCTGGAGATTGTAGAAGGATTGATGCCTTAGCGTGATAAAGTTTTAACTTTGTTTTACTCTAACTTTTAGTATAAATTTAATTGGGTTTTTTGACGATATTGGTAGTAAATGCAAACCTACCCTTTTCTTTATAACATTCAAATACCTATTTGTTTGAAAAGAGCTTGGTGTTGAGCTAAGCGTATAGGTAACGACGAAAGAgtataagaaaattaaaaacaatgagGGAGTTATtcgaatataaaaatataaatagattTACGAAGAAATTTTTGACATCAAGACGTATTTTTTACAAGCATATATTTGAACGGAAGGATTATAATCTTAAATAATTTAGTTGTTTGATATTTTGTTTtcgatttttaaagttttgattacGCTATTCGTGCATATGAGCTTTAGTATAGTACTACGGATCTGCGCTAACAAGTTGTGTCATATTGCTTGCACCTAATCTGCCAGACTCAAAACAGAGCAGAAGTTGTGATGATTTTTGTTTTCTGGTCAGGCTGACCACGTCACGCTACTGtaacttttattttgtttggctttttgtttttgtttttgttttgtttattttaatattatttctgtttaaaattaaatgtattGGTATCGTTTGAGGTAGTCTAAGGTATGTAATGTATTGGTATAGTATAATGTATTGATCTCTTTGTGTAAAACCCTGTAAGACAATTATTGTTTGCACACAACCCTTGTGATTTTGATGATTTATTCCAAAACTTACTAATAAAAACCTTGCTTACAGTGTTATGGCCTAagagcaacctcgttcccagggcattttgccttgttgataagttgATAACGGCGAAAAGTtcattgttggccactccgtaataacggctcaggggccacaagaccctgggaacgaggttggcctAAGAGACGATTTTTGAGTTACCATATAAACATTAAATGATGATATAATTCTGATTGTGGAATTTGATCTGAATGAAACAAGCTTGTTGGGTAAAATTTATTTCTTGATCATTTTTATGCAAACATgatcttaaaatttttaatttcacttTTTTATACTTTAATGAGTTTCTCCTCACATAGCATATATATTTTACGGAATAGTTGTAAACATTTTATGGACTTAATTTCTTTATTCTAgcattgaagttttatttactgTTGATGGCGCTTTGTAAACCAAATCAATACTTAAAACAGGAAGGATGTCGTACCACTTTTTCGCAGGAAAGGATTTCGTGGAATAAACtttgcgaaatttaatttgACCGATTACAAAAAATAccacatttggtggaagacgaaaaattttgtttgaaaaacaacacggaaattgttttttctttttaaatttatcaataacattatttatttacagTAACAGCCATAAACTTAGGTAAAAAGATCCTCTCGTCGGCAAAcactaaaattaaaactttatcgTAAAATCATTACTTTTCTCACCTGTTCAGATTGTTTAAAATTGATGAAGTGAcggaaaaatatttactttgggAGG
The genomic region above belongs to Hydractinia symbiolongicarpus strain clone_291-10 chromosome 4, HSymV2.1, whole genome shotgun sequence and contains:
- the LOC130641410 gene encoding sacsin-like; translated protein: MVGSGVKKKKISKFQLPSLIEEVKNILQLYPDDGQIFKEIIQNADDAGAKEVVFIYNQNDYTKSNSTQKFCVEKLSQFQGPTLYAYNDAVFQEKDWQGITSLSKSNKRADPLKVGRFGLGFKSVFNITDLPSIASGSRLLFLDPLKETLQKEIWDLDFEDDEDLFKLNFGDVNLFKKVPPNYSLSAEGKCEGSLFCFPLRTKQSDISEVCYGDIKIQELIKTFKSEGCFNLIFLKSVQSITMYQISQGCDTMEELYSVRVSTECAKKYEEVRQKFIDEVARKTEGKHFEYMQLDRSLVIEEHAGGMFQHYKFMISELFGCANDVDMIKLVNNISYAPLVAVAMPMENNNGGHVFCGLPLPLNQTCMTGLPIHVNGFFGLGPDRKDLKWKEVGATTSNDEDVTWNLSLIKKLIPIAYLNLLKFIIRSGNDEILYNALPDGNKVNEKWKVLLDELYQLLQGVQCIYLPKRNEWLTVQNVVFVAESKFKSTAHITSVQNMLERLGKNVARAPQHVVHFFEKCVHLIDKKTVQNDLKRYPQVYMQLPRRDQSLILESVIENEEDFCCLFGTKIWPLLCNNYGEGNFMIAGSTIYIPTENHKKELLPNQPSILDVDFFNDCPMLLSMLKNFAKTGRFNLKMLDTWQVVLQALKISLPKHWTCVERMIKWEEYGQYGKTWLSSFWRYQNTHNIPIAQLQDLPLIPVTLNGTKYLHKVGINSVIMVDTYNNISSQMKSFLEDCGIVFFDNSSGILHNISGLYHDNRVLQANSDGIIRAIENVNRTADEINQFLRNKVDVVREELKDALEHCNPKKNLPDCIYQLNLLREFSCGIYVSIMDCRFVEHFHIPKIWQQHFAAIIDINTLSSQLVTKIKNRMTRWSFEDVIREAFSKHSSESIRNELSDFVLKHISNHVISQECLSFLKDHVRIKNTSSNRLQPCTLFEATEELKCLFFGENEKFPDSSYNECMVGVKMLGLKTSIQDVTYSDITHSIGKLSNIAVWNKDFESIVKKVRFILDISDRKNFQLKCFKEISWLPVQQQRVQNYPNSLEWFGNDRSLRKPSEMSAVQHARLVGSNRYVVESSLSAMCLVRGIVSPPPLEVVVKHLKTVISSYDDDEKGVYKTTIMSIYEYLHTCDIPQAAALFRQNQLKIWQDKQFVNYEQILLNKTSHSVTPYYQFVSDDVRSYLEGILKLLGCDKKSEIDIYVDVLEQLRSKYETGISTSGDDLHLAVNLIRFISDNIEKLLPGQRTSLCILVDSPLIKFCRLNECYFHDFEDDVSFSSLATHNVLHRLLDAEVARKLGLPDLVSEVVSCEGGFESWGQHEPLTLRLNRLLDDYQDGLAIPKELIQNADDAGATEVCFLYDKRENNAHKRMLIDRKMKEWQGPALWVYNNKVFQEEDFQNITKLNAGTKKADSTKIGRFGLGFNAVYHLTDVPSFFSGEYMVIFDPHAKFLGKALKDKTKPGIRIPVCKRKQDLANFNDQFQVYHGVFGVQLDFLSEQVERYDGTLFRLPLRNASQARESKINHLEYNEWEMSLLLKKLEGALESLLLFTQNVVSIKVFELHKNAVSPDEKELLFSVDKSRESAQHVDNGIMKLAANVLNTSSHINVKRLNVSDNINIAQTVKGETYQSKWLVSSSTGGNKTMEFARNHKGFSPCSGVALQYQKKENSIVPITDNKIRYIFCFLPLPEKSHMPVHLNAAFDITKDRKGLSKSTEDEKRHEGMTWNDMLCEDAGLPYFNLLTQLKKFCPDMQFNKYLEILPVLPLSEANPCLVKLVRCLMDKLLHSLEEPFPIYDGEQSVWKNWRDITFFSEDFPCDLKDTAVSFMNRYYRHLKNGKVCVNLPYTFMNTLKEVGLDENIKANVIPKQEFYKLFFQHIKHSILSDELRNEIMHCILNRKPEELSLRSMIETIPCIPSKPSGFLQLPSYLVETNSKAAELFGQDEVNIFPSTEYDQHSSYLKDLGMNSRFLSWEMILNRAESIQNSLAASKLTYSRSRGLLSFIKQNDTPCPDVIKHQLLQTSFLIVKQKPDKSIFTTWHGDSCFFGAPNKMFLQKYLNIVSCSALVCEDTLDETISNFFNLNRIPEWKHLEKQVLELIQTYRMLGKVDTRFVTALESIYTFLTQNGYPEEIINELSKLPIVFTQSDDLVIPVRVYVNLTREVPGYRFKLPSTLRLRYLPLMKQFGVKEDCNMNDHVDILKSIKDDYKMSKLPQELLDVVLHEITPYLDKNKDHVTEIVKNELFLPDRNGVMQKVTKMCFNDLLWMKDETGTLYCHKDIPASYCLNLGIKTLRSDVLQRDRIGLPFGQHEELTTRIKNLLRGYTDTEDILNEILQNADDAGATEVDFILDLRNHGTEKVFSDEWKQLQGPALLVSNDGEFTEDNLRAIQALGEGNKSDNPLKTGKFGVGFNAVYHITECPSFLTSIEGRGDVLCVFDPNLHYADGATKEHPGFMIQNIRKKFDEHFTDVKSAYLIPEFNSKAKTLFRFPLRNADMAKKSSLSQKEMSISQMEKIIKNLKTASLKVLLFLHNVKSLSFSVIPEGGRLDEISKDIILAKPYNVDQGKMNEFKTFSRNLTLMLKQKSQLSYNICITHQQSNKIIKMYHWNVVEQYGFSEIEQLPPSITDMLHTKKLLLAPRGGIASLIKKKCKQCIKKMHEIRRNCTSCNTKDDMCYWCKSITDLSFICDKNGLFCTLPLPEKTDMPVLINGNFVLNYETRRNLWSSRDEGLERQWNSVVLTNCVLPCYVSFVEALAEKITNNTRPFQGYYVFFPKIDVNYRVRDKDPHLYYWDLLKRGFYQWIYEKNLSVLPVKISSEDTDTMVEFCKPQDEFLLYPEYDHSLEDKLKLLQTLQWAFLKVDTVPNNVVQSFKACKFPLTVLSPQIVRDQLRKNACRLLDKPDIPVDRTVFKTVSNVVTVLKYCLKSEIEGPVTTNEKNEKVLIDLEGIPLCVLANDTMTLFSKSNQKFGTRFGNLIQNNENLFVHSDIWKVVLNKETIDVACFKAFTLDEFSSLLDQVPDLSSYKNSTVPIPFSRDDNFMDWLIDVWKYITSNKDISKHQEQQPGNKEKKVDELDLSAIENWSLLVCQRGNEHYLLQVGKRRSVLYLHLIQRSNASTLKKILRKKIHVFEPVLRKEIRKGIGKEFTSQPKLENIYSKGDPGRIFGSLDDGNNLIDAMFLCYEIGSFKEKVTVDDALVILEHLNGFVEEIDDTRKEKLKELPLFETFDGKLTKGEGTVVVLPDENLIPREGLADVERHHNCRFVRAKMGKLLNWLQFVKSENICDFYLTYICSSMAILNDEALFRHFDYIKDNLMHGSVTRLSGYKRFFDVIKTIPFIPQEKNCRKRACELYDPRKELYQVMVDKDKLPPERYHSDDWREFLIKVGMQEDVTKAQFVEFAKCLESDLRIKSKRKASSLLCVELISLLSKKEDHTRFVQTIRSISFIVPQRLNRSLESLHPSKNAEMIEAEKLMCFLASGTEETSRLLWTTNPVLPDYAVQSFNNLIHSGPEYLTKLGVQSSINPRKKPLGCDVNHSDVIRHIKNITNCEMIRESSTCKQIPRKAQYTLLAIMDLLFRYFSAISSEALKEYSKQLKNTSYILVGDSTKLEIPRKSVLESLYAIPPYLNAVPVNLGRHFEILEKLGCLKKPSPAHYVSVLDEIKELSGDNCLDPNMLKAAKKATVLIAETLRTSNEITGIANCVLYLPTVTFATCRQNKVHLKESSKVIYVDDYHLEGRLKSFSEPLLLMKHNEELNMVCNTNADLMTYLPESRRPKVLSDVIEEQLISDMEYQTVAPDHVSQGIKAQLASPVFLASMERLLKHEKSQSAESSIDAKIAYITKAIRNVEVYVLPDIKTQFFFEDSPIEDSDVSKKLFLKISDNNLQIYFRTFLEKEMAVYSDVADGLLKLFKNPLKDSTTVLMLPQLLAARLENVMELLDHKGIKRGESDLTFSQLDMKPNAGDLVPIELYGSLQDDFVEFEVGEYVALERSDGEDNFYVYAIVVRHTTAEDDSDPLQFEYIVETENGEVKVKAIELYRFKKFEFTECRGEISLIPSNEELYKSYDDIIKEIREQIANASQEDVKAVVRRLYRKWHPDKNTAKHKELATRVFQFLQELLTKINYNCFFDDWNVFVQRDADLHRRYYDSYRSSPSASSNSWPPTFETSNPQPAEARRWFRQAKHDLEAVQTLTSSEWKCFLAHQAAEKALKAAQYLKNSSRSDHHSLVVASNGLNANLESLGSELERMITSSAHIRYPNCWNMPRIPHDVYTDTMADHAVRLAKRILEIVEGLMP